Proteins from one Oryza sativa Japonica Group chromosome 12, ASM3414082v1 genomic window:
- the LOC4352326 gene encoding disease resistance protein RGA2 has product MEEALDWSFCEPLLTVAISLMDRALFYFGGVKEKEKGSKKRFGGVDKEKILERLGHVRAIFDEFRHLVLTNLKIPFSYNLKEIWSFRIDIEGFEHWIEEIEYRGLVGQGRHPTFNILKAKITNKFAKSPDSYAIREGLDHLMRLADIAARIRYLRFEISVSSSRTTTPVAVGRGREKEDIEVVSRGREKEEIQLFGREREKEQIVQWLIKQPAENSESEIFSTDHIRLFAILGVAGMGKTALAKVACQEPIVSTIFDFVVWVQVPYDFTTETIAKIIMETVTSVSPEYYSLKFLQHALTGKRLLLVLDDTWEDESVKKWEALVATLSNCKRGSSILLTTRMQSVVDMAAEAVGSPAECLELDELGKSDNLLLFMSRLPSQVHSEGYYHLRLIGEQIAENTGGCPLVTEKVASWLGSCVENHHWNAVLQKGWQKLGLNAIFASSRLSYERLPSELQICFRYFSIFPKGYKFNKVELANMWISSGLIPFGLSKQDDTGLQHKKAAYLFSAEDVGEQYFAALVRKSFFCRLLETDPSNGNMKEYYVLHNLMHDCAQFVARNECARVDDNNFQDVRRTTVHLSIAHCGSLRAIPPITNLRTLIIQSEFCLDQEAELMLGEVLRKSARLRLLYLDVPSLSNALDEIPSLTQLRYLFLFSCDKSHIRSILKLCHLQVFKLKYFTGKQADLDGIRNMRFLRCLHVPDSMLSKILKTGMPTTLQELQEFEVAKNDGHMLSALSTLTNLKRLSLRNLQNVRNCKDAMEIKLKDKPDMMFLSLSWNKHSNDPEDIDHQIIDNLEPNKGIQQLHVYGYNGVQLPVWIETSFLIHLVSLELQYCMEWRTLPSFKELSSLKYLKLEHLFQLGSVIEEQSGSIESDNAFLPPLLNTLIVRWCPNLKKLPALPCTLEKLIIRHVGLAVLPRLHQAYASTCESLSVDSRLSLLHIESCAHLTSLDGLLDQQQHLQHLKTLLVRHCAKLCHLPANGFTELHHLNFLEIVACPMLRNVKTDSNLFPTSLNNLDINPCCHIEASVLMSLPNLTYLRRLSLVSCSSVEKLPSDEVFRTLKNLNDMLIARCESLLSLGGLGAAASLRTLSILYCDKIYSSSSPQAGCSFMLWKLKVDREAMLLVEPIKSLRYTLELHIGDDYAMDSLPEEWLLQNASSLRLIEIGVAKNLQTLPTQMEKLVSLQSLHIEKAPRIQFLPKLPFSLNKLTIWGCDPRFLKLYERNVGSDWGKIENIDHVDMKAYSEETSDDDDDKIQHFDDSISYPSSQFIVID; this is encoded by the coding sequence ATGGAAGAAGCACTGGACTGGTCTTTCTGCGAACCCTTGCTGACAGTTGCCATATCTTTGATGGACAGAGCTTTATTCTACTTTGGTGGTgtcaaggagaaggagaaggggagCAAGAAAAGATTTGGTGGTGTCGACAAGGAGAAGATATTGGAACGACTCGGACATGTTCGAGCAATATTCGATGAGTTCCGTCATCTGGTTCTGACCAATCTGAAAATTCCGTTCAGCTACAATCTTAAAGAAATCTGGAGTTTCAGGATTGACATTGAGGGGTTCGAGCACTGGATCGAGGAGATCGAATACCGTGGGCTGGTGGGACAGGGTCGCCACccgaccttcaatattctcaaggcAAAGATCACCAACAAGTTTGCGAAATCTCCTGATTCGTATGCCATACGGGAAGGGCTGGATCACCTGATGAGGTTAGCGGATATTGCAGCACGAATACGGTATTTACGATTTGAGATCTCTGTATCCTCCAGCAGAACAACCACTCCGGTGGCAGTTGGccgagggagggagaaggaagATATAGAGGTGGttagccgagggagagagaaggaagagatACAGCTCTTTggccgagagagggagaaggagcaGATAGTGCAGTGGTTGATCAAGCAACCAGCTGAAAACTCTGAGTCTGAGATCTTCAGCACTGATCATATCCGGCTTTTTGCAATTCTGGGTGTGGCTGGCATGGGGAAAACTGCACTTGCCAAGGTAGCTTGCCAAGAACCCATTGTGTCAACCATTTTCGACTTTGTTGTGTGGGTTCAAGTGCCTTATGATTTCACTACAGAGACAATAGCAAAAATCATAATGGAAACTGTTACCAGTGTGTCGCCTGAATACTATAGTTTAAAGTTTCTGCAGCACGCTCTTACGGGCAAAAGGCTTTTGCTTGTTCTGGATGATACCTGGGAAGACGAAAGTGTGAAGAAGTGGGAAGCACTGGTGGCTACTCTCAGTAACTGTAAGAGAGGGAGCAGTATCCTGCTGACAACTCGAATGCAATCAGTGGTTGATATGGCAGCAGAAGCTGTAGGGTCTCCAGCTGAATGTCTGGAACTGGATGAATTGGGCAAAAGTGACAATCTCTTGTTGTTCATGAGTCGGTTGCCTTCTCAAGTGCATTCTGAAGGTTATTATCATCTTCGGTTGATCGGTGAACAGATAGCCGAAAATACTGGAGGATGCCCACTTGTAACAGAAAAGGTCGCTTCATGGTTGGGATCATGTGTGGAGAACCATCATTGGAATGCCGTCCTACAGAAAGGCTGGCAGAAACTGGGACTTAATGCCATTTTTGCAAGTTCTAGGTTGAGCTATGAACGTCTACCTTCAGAACTGCAAATTTGCTTTAGATACTTTAGTATATTTCCAAAGGGATACAAATTTAACAAGGTGGAATTAGCAAACATGTGGATTAGTTCTGGATTGATACCTTTTGGCTTATCGAAACAAGATGATACTGGCTTACAGCATAAGAAGGCTGCCTACCTGTTTAGTGCAGAGGATGTTGGGGAACAATACTTTGCTGCATTAGTAAGGAAATCGTTCTTTTGCCGTTTGCTGGAAACAGACCCTTCTAATGGAAATATGAAAGAATATTATGTCCTGCATAATTTGATGCATGACTGTGCACAGTTTGTTGCACGAAATGAATGCGCAAGAGTAGATGACAATAATTTTCAAGATGTCAGGCGGACAACAGTACACTTGTCTATTGCACATTGTGGCTCTTTAAGAGCAATCCCCCCTATAACAAATTTACGTACTCTTATTATACAAAGTGAATTTTGTCTTGATCAAGAGGCTGAACTTATGCTTGGAGAAGTTCTTCGTAAATCGGCACGCTTGCGTCTGCTATACTTGGATGTGCCATCCCTCTCTAATGCACTTGATGAAATCCCCAGTCTAACACAGCTCCGTTACCTCTTCCTGTTTTCATGTGATAAGTCTCATATTCGAAGTATCCTTAAACTCTGTCATCTGCAAGTGTTCAAGCTCAAATATTTCACAGGTAAACAAGCAGACTTGGATGGCATACGGAACATGCGTTTCTTGCGTTGTCTTCATGTTCCTGACAGTATGTTATCAAAGATACTTAAAACTGGGATGCCAACAACACTTCAGGAGTTACAAGAATTCGAGGTAGCTAAAAATGATGGTCACATGTTGAGTGCATTGAGTACTTTAACAAACCTTAAGCGACTCAGCCTAAGAAACCTCCAAAATGTCAGGAACTGTAAAGACGCAATGGAGATCAAATTAAAGGACAAACCAGACATGATGTTTTTGTCACTATCATGGAACAAACACTCAAATGATCCAGAGGATATAGATCATCAAATCATCGATAACCTAGAACCAAACAAAGGAATTCAGCAGTTGCATGTGTATGGATACAATGGAGTCCAACTTCCGGTTTGGATCGAGACTTCATTTCTCATCCATTTGGTGTCACTTGAGCTTCAATACTGCATGGAATGGAGGACCCTGCCATCATTTAAGGAGCTTAGTTCACTGAAGTATCTAAAGCTGGAACACCTTTTCCAATTAGGCTCGGTGATTGAGGAGCAATCTGGGAGCATAGAATCAGATAATGCATTTCTGCCCCCATTGCTCAATACGCTGATCGTCCGGTGGTGCCCTAACCTGAAGAAACTCCCTGCTTTACCTTGTACCCTTGAGAAATTAATAATAAGGCATGTTGGGCTTGCAGTTCTCCCTAGATTACATCAGGCATATGCTAGCACATGTGAATCATTATCAGTAGATTCGCGTCTTTCTCTTTTGCACATTGAAAGTTGTGCACATTTGACTTCTTTGGATGGTCTCCTAGATCAACAGCAACATCTTCAGCACCTCAAGACATTACTCGTGAGACATTGTGCAAAACTATGCCATCTACCGGCAAATGGTTTCACAGAATTACATCACTTGAATTTCCTAGAAATAGTTGCATGCCCAATGCTGAGGAATGTTAAGACTGACAGCAATCTGTTCCCTACATCACTCAATAACTTGGATATCAATCCATGCTGTCATATTGAGGCTTCAGTTCTCATGTCACTGCCAAACCTCACCTATCTCAGAAGGTTATCATTGGTCAGTTGCAGTAGTGTAGAAAAACTTCCATCAGATGAAGTGTTTAGGACACtgaaaaatctcaatgataTGTTGATAGCCAGATGTGAAAGCTTGTTATCACTCGGTGGGCTTGGAGCTGCTGCCTCCCTGAGAACTCTATCAATCCTGTACTGTGACAAAATCTATTCTTCATCATCTCCACAGGCTGGCTGCTCCTTTATGCTATGGAAGCTCAAAGTTGATCGTGAAGCCATGTTGCTGGTGGAGCCAATAAAGAGCCTCAGGTACACCTTGGAGCTGCATATTGGTGATGATTATGCAATGGATTCCTTGCCAGAGGAGTGGTTGCTTCAGAATGCTTCTTCACTCCGTTTGATCGAGATAGGAGTTGCTAAGAATCTGCAGACCCTACCTACTCAGATGGAAAAGTTGGTATCACTACAGAGTTTGCATATCGAAAAAGCCCCTCGAATTCAGTTTCTCCCCAAGCTGCCATTTTCACTTAATAAGCTCACAATCTGGGGCTGTGACCCAAGGTTTCTGAAGCTCTATGAAAGGAATGTTGGTTCAGACTGGGGAAAAATTGAAAACATTGATCATGTGGATATGAAAGCCTACTCTGAAG